The DNA sequence TCGATCAGTTTTTCAGGCCCCTCGAGCAAAACACGCACGATTTGCAATGTACCATCGGGTTTGGTGGCAATGTGCCATTTAATCAATGAGATGCGTCCGTTTTCAATTTCAATTCCTGTAATGCTACGGGGATGCACACAACTACCATCGTTGAAAAAGGGAATTTGTCCGGGTTCTGGAAAGCGAGGACGATGTGTATGCCCCGCGATGGTGATTTTCAGGTCATGGCCCAAAATCCAACGTTTGATGCGTTTTTCGATGCGGATGAGCTCTTTGTAGTTTTTTGCCGGACTGGTGGGATCTGCTATGCCCCAAACCTGAAGGGGTTTCCAAAGCACCCGAACCAAAAAACGACCAATTCGCCAGCAGACATAGTTCCACCAATCGGCCTGGTGCCCATGGGCACAGAAAATCTCTTGGCCTGTTTGACTATGTTTCAGTACTAGAGCTTCATGGTATTGAATGTTCTCAAAAAGCTCTTTATCTTTTCCTTCGATGGGTTCAAAGTAGTGGTAGAGATGTTTTTCGACATGGTCTTTACTGCGATACACCATATCATGGTTGCCCCATACCATATGCAACCGGTTTTCTAAATGGTATCGGCGCAAAAGCTGAAAGACATTTTTATGGGCCTCAAAAATGGATTCAAAGTGCAGATTTTCCCAAAGCTCGTCGCCATCACCCAATTCACAATAATGAAAACCCTCTCTGTAGTAGTGGTTTAGGGCATGAAAATAAATGTTCCTGTTGTTCGCGAAATCGTCTGCAAAACTATTGTCGCCCCTGTGACAGTCACTGAAAAAGATAAACTTTGAAGTATCATCAAAAGCAATTGATTTTGCGTTTTTGTAGGCTCGGTTCAAGCGCGAATTTGATGACATTTTTATTTATTTCCCTAAATATCCAAAAAAAGCTCAAAACCCTTAAAGATTCCCTTAACAAAACTTTGCCCAAACTTTTTGTAATTTTACAAGTCCAACCAAGACCAATACGGTATGGAACAGTGGTATACAGGCGAAGCACCCTTGATTCAATTAGTCAGTTTCAACAAATTGTTGCAACACTACGATGACCAATTGAAGAGCAAGGACAAGAATCTTGCCCAACGGGCGAAACAGGTGCTTGATGCACAGGCACCATACCCTGAGCTGCGTGAGGGGTTCGATGATCTATCAATTCTAGAGAAGAGAAAAGATGTGATCAGCACCATTTTGGCAGACACCTTTTCTACGATACTGACAAATAATGAGATCAAGACGGCATCGATACCGTTCAATAACCTGGTTTTCAATTCGACGCAACGATTTCAAAAAATCTTGGAGGAGGCAGGTCCAGACTTCGAGTTGAAAATCCGAAACCTGCCCGATAGCCTGCATTATATTATTCAGTGTACGGTTATTTTGAATTTCCATTATGGGTTCAAGATCGATTTTAAAAGACCATTGTTCTATGACATACCCGATGCCAATGGCATAATGCGCAATTACCGTATTCTGTACAATGCTGATTTCATGGAAATCATCCCCACGGAGAAGTCAAAAAAGCTGACCCAGAAAGATCTAGATGAGCTATTGGAAAATTTTGACAATCTCGATTTGTGGAAAGAAAAGATACCGCCCAACAGTTTTATATCTAAGGGGTTCGTCATCTCTAACATGTTCGATGTTACGGCAGAACATTCCATTTCAGAGATAAAGACCACCTTGATAGGAAGCAACAAACGTAGCAGTGAAAATTTCATGGATGATTTTCAGGACACCTTCAGGGCACTTTTCAATTTAAATGAAATCAGGGTGGGCTTTACCGGGTACGATCCCAACACCAAGAGGTTTATGCGCGTTCACGGCAAGGGTATAGAGAGTTTTATCCTAAAAGGAAAGGATATGGAGTCTTGCGATGCCCTGTTGTGTGATTATTCGTATGGATTATTGCTCAACGAGAACAATTATTTCGCCATTTCGAACGTAGACAAGTATTACGAAAAATCAAACGGATCGCAACCCTATAAAAATCTGCATAGGCAGGGCATCAAAAGTGCGATTTTGGCACCAATTGCAGAAGACGGCAATCTGCTGGGGGTATTGGAGCTTGTCTCTGAAAGGGTAAATGAGCTTAACAGTATCAATGCCAATAAGTTGCAAGATGTAATGCCTTTTATTGTTTCGGCCGTTTTAAGATCGATCGAAGAAGAACAAAACCTTATTGACGCCATCATACAACATGAGTGCACCACGGTGCATTCTTCGGTGTATTGGAAGTTTCAAGAAGAGGCCAAGCGATTTATGACCGACGAGCTGATGGGCAATCAGCCTTCTTTTCAAGAAATCGTTTTCAAAGATGTGTATCCCCTTTATGGGCAGATCGATATCAAAGAATCTTCAAAGAATAGAAATATTGCCATTCAGCGCGATTTGATGATTCAGCTTTCAGAGATAAGCGATATACTCAATAGGGCCTTTGAAAAACTTAAACTACCCATTTACGAAGAGCTGATATTCAGGGTAGACACCTATATGGATGAAATCAAGGAAACCTTGTACGCCAATAGTGAACAGGCCATTTTCGATTTCATAAAAGAAGAGGTAAACCCGGTGTTGAAGCATCTCAAAAAAGAAGATGACGAATTGAAGACCTTGGTCGACAACTATGAAGATAAAATTGATGTAACTACAGAATCGTATTACGACCATCGACGCAATTATGACAATAGTGTTATGGAAATAAACATGCAATTGGCCGCTCTTTTAGACAAAAAGCAAGAAGAGTCCCAAACCATGTTTCCCCATTATTTTGAGCGTTACAAGACAGATGGGGTAGAACACAATATGTACATAGGCAGTTCTATAGCCAATGATAGGGAATTTGACCAACTGTATCTGGGCAATCTTAGGTTATGGCAATTACAGGTTATGGTAGAAATGGAAAATAAATACTATTCCCTGAAACCATCATTGCCGGTAAAATTGGATGTGTCGTCATTGATTTTGGTTTACAGTACTTCTTTGGCCATTCGTTTCAGGATGGATGAAAAACGTTTTGATGTCGATGGTACTTACAATGCGCGCTATGAGATTATCAAAAAGCGCATTGATAAATCATATATAAAAGGCACCAATGAGCGTTTGACCCAAAAGGGAAAGCTGTCCATAGTTTACTCGCAGAAAAATGATGAACTCGAATACCTTCGCTATATCAGATTCTTGAGATCGAAGGGATACTTCACGAACAATGTTGAAATTGTCGAGCTCGAGGGGCTACAGGGGGTTACAGGGCTAAAGGCCATACGTGCAGAAATTCTCTATAAAAAAGATGCCCAATCTGAGAAAACCTACACATATGAAGATTTGATGGAAGAGCTAAAGACCTAGCGCTATATTCTATCGGGCCCCAAATAATGAAATGCCAACCCAAAGGCAATCACCGAAATCACGATACCAATCATAAAAATGGTATAGGTCAGACGCAGAATATTATACTTTCGGTTCAAGACCAACCCTAAAAAGTAGAGATCTTTGGTCAAAGATGAATAAATATATTCTTTGTCTTTGACCAATTCTTGTATGGCCCATTCATATTCGCTCAAAGACATTTTGTGAAAGTTGCCAAAAAACAACAGGTTCACCTTTTTTTGTTGCACGTCATCTTTTGTGAACTTGCCACTGGTAACATTGGGCCTTGTGGCAAGAACGGCCAAAACCATCGAAATCACACTGAAAGTGATAAAAATCACGGTAGGGTAGATCAAGTATTCATTTGAGGGGTTGTCTAATTTTGGAATAAGGTTTGAGAGTGCCACAGAGATGATGATGGCATTTACCGAAAGCAAAATATTTGCCTTGGTATCGGCAATATCACTTAAGGTCAAATGGTTTTTCAACGTTACCCTGAACAAGGTCTGAATACCCCGATCGGGGCTCTCACTTTTGTACTTGGCCTTGAGGGCTTCTTTTTTGGCAATCTCTTTTTCGGTCTTTTTTTCTTTTATAAGTTGTTTTAGGTTTACTTGTTTTCCCTCTTCCCAATGCTCTTTTGCATAGTCGGTATAAAACCTATGCTCATCTCGAAACATTTTTATGTTCGCTTCGCGCCAATCTTTTTGAGAATAGTTTTTTATGCCCAACAATTCCAATTCTTCACGTAAAAAGTCTGAGGTTTCCCAATAACTTTTCTTTGCAAAATGTGAAGCATCGGCATCCCTGATTATTTTCTCAAGAAGATTTGTGGGCTGATGGTATCGTTCAGTGGCCATGATTATAGAACTGACTTGATCAACCCCTTCTGAACCATAGTTTTCGTTTTTTAGAAAATTGGTCGCGATCGTACTGCTTACCTCTTCATGATTTTCAACCCCCTTTGTATAGCCCGTATCATGAAACCATGCAGCCAAGAGCAATTGCTCTTTCTCATCTTTCGATACAGAAATTGCACTGGTCATCTCTTCTATACTTTTGATCACCCTCTGTGTATGTTTGAGATTATGGTAAAGAAAATTCGGATCCAGCTCATTTTCTAACAAATTGGTAACAAAAGATTCAGCTTTTTGAACGATTTCCGACATAGTTGTATATTGATATACCCAAAATACGAATTTTTGGGCTCAAGCTTGTGGACATGAAAAAATTTTACTCTTTTACAATCATCATGGTACTGCTCTCTGCATGTGCCACACAACGCACAAAATACGCAGAGAGTTTTTCAGGTCAAGAAATGATCCCTGAAGAGGAGGTTTCGCATACCTTTTACTTAATTGGAGATGCTGGTTTGTCACCTATGGGCGACATGAACCCCACATTGAAACGTTTTAAATCTAGGCTTGACAAAGCCCCCGAGAATAGCACTGCTATCTTTTTAGGAGACAATATCTATCCTTCAGGATTGCCCGATAAGGGGGAAAAAGGGTATGAAAGTGCCAAGAACCAACTGGATGCCCAATTGAAGGCGTTGGACAATT is a window from the Muricauda sp. SCSIO 65647 genome containing:
- a CDS encoding serine/threonine protein phosphatase; this encodes MSSNSRLNRAYKNAKSIAFDDTSKFIFFSDCHRGDNSFADDFANNRNIYFHALNHYYREGFHYCELGDGDELWENLHFESIFEAHKNVFQLLRRYHLENRLHMVWGNHDMVYRSKDHVEKHLYHYFEPIEGKDKELFENIQYHEALVLKHSQTGQEIFCAHGHQADWWNYVCWRIGRFLVRVLWKPLQVWGIADPTSPAKNYKELIRIEKRIKRWILGHDLKITIAGHTHRPRFPEPGQIPFFNDGSCVHPRSITGIEIENGRISLIKWHIATKPDGTLQIVRVLLEGPEKLIDYIQK
- a CDS encoding GAF domain-containing protein, whose amino-acid sequence is MEQWYTGEAPLIQLVSFNKLLQHYDDQLKSKDKNLAQRAKQVLDAQAPYPELREGFDDLSILEKRKDVISTILADTFSTILTNNEIKTASIPFNNLVFNSTQRFQKILEEAGPDFELKIRNLPDSLHYIIQCTVILNFHYGFKIDFKRPLFYDIPDANGIMRNYRILYNADFMEIIPTEKSKKLTQKDLDELLENFDNLDLWKEKIPPNSFISKGFVISNMFDVTAEHSISEIKTTLIGSNKRSSENFMDDFQDTFRALFNLNEIRVGFTGYDPNTKRFMRVHGKGIESFILKGKDMESCDALLCDYSYGLLLNENNYFAISNVDKYYEKSNGSQPYKNLHRQGIKSAILAPIAEDGNLLGVLELVSERVNELNSINANKLQDVMPFIVSAVLRSIEEEQNLIDAIIQHECTTVHSSVYWKFQEEAKRFMTDELMGNQPSFQEIVFKDVYPLYGQIDIKESSKNRNIAIQRDLMIQLSEISDILNRAFEKLKLPIYEELIFRVDTYMDEIKETLYANSEQAIFDFIKEEVNPVLKHLKKEDDELKTLVDNYEDKIDVTTESYYDHRRNYDNSVMEINMQLAALLDKKQEESQTMFPHYFERYKTDGVEHNMYIGSSIANDREFDQLYLGNLRLWQLQVMVEMENKYYSLKPSLPVKLDVSSLILVYSTSLAIRFRMDEKRFDVDGTYNARYEIIKKRIDKSYIKGTNERLTQKGKLSIVYSQKNDELEYLRYIRFLRSKGYFTNNVEIVELEGLQGVTGLKAIRAEILYKKDAQSEKTYTYEDLMEELKT
- a CDS encoding Pycsar system effector family protein, which codes for MSEIVQKAESFVTNLLENELDPNFLYHNLKHTQRVIKSIEEMTSAISVSKDEKEQLLLAAWFHDTGYTKGVENHEEVSSTIATNFLKNENYGSEGVDQVSSIIMATERYHQPTNLLEKIIRDADASHFAKKSYWETSDFLREELELLGIKNYSQKDWREANIKMFRDEHRFYTDYAKEHWEEGKQVNLKQLIKEKKTEKEIAKKEALKAKYKSESPDRGIQTLFRVTLKNHLTLSDIADTKANILLSVNAIIISVALSNLIPKLDNPSNEYLIYPTVIFITFSVISMVLAVLATRPNVTSGKFTKDDVQQKKVNLLFFGNFHKMSLSEYEWAIQELVKDKEYIYSSLTKDLYFLGLVLNRKYNILRLTYTIFMIGIVISVIAFGLAFHYLGPDRI